Proteins from a single region of Ananas comosus cultivar F153 linkage group 3, ASM154086v1, whole genome shotgun sequence:
- the LOC109707966 gene encoding uncharacterized protein LOC109707966, translating into MMAPRRLSSSRSARDGTSGVPEHTETSGDLELREQLATLVGVVRQQADVVQRQQDAALRQEERIKRLQKTVDQLGTALVSARRVRPGVAAEAFQSGSSNPTAVSSEMEAERERALAALMSFKKFDPPTFDGEDIDPWTVESWIDSIETIFEDLYTVERDKVYLAVHCLQRSAKAWWKDIKRNRSPSLPSMVWEEFRELMRLTYFPDSEKRKLQNRFQKLRQGDRSVREYEREFSRIVSSVPNVVQDDKDRADCFVRGLWPDIFKVVHNLKLQTFAEVLDRALWIEQGNAFVHEEHESHECKQRGMRLLSNSSDEQSSSRRPSTSSSTRSSPRCVICGGSHWARRCVQREGKCTRCGQLEHPGYECLQSDSILATAFSSPGQPADVPPAAWSGERLRIRQPRGSRRAASGCE; encoded by the coding sequence atgatggcaccgcgtaggctaTCTTCgtctagatcggcgcgggatgggacaagtggtgtccccgAGCATACTGAgacgagcggagacttggagcttcgcgagcagttggccacactcgtgggagtggtAAGGCAACAAGCGGATGTAGTGCAACGTCAGCAGGACGCTGCTCTGCGCCAAGAAGAGCGGATTAAGAGACTCCAGAAAACGGTGGATCAGTTAGGGACCGCACTAGTTTCGGCTCGTCGTGTACGGCCAGGAGTCGCAGCGGAGGCATTTCAGTCGGGGTCGAGCAATCCGACTGCTGTTAGTTCAGAGATGGAAGCGGaaagggagcgagctttggcggctCTTATGtccttcaagaagtttgatccaccTACTTTCGATGGAGAGGACATAGATCCATGGACtgtggagtcgtggattgaCTCCATAGAGACTATTTTCGAGGATTTGTACACagtggagcgggacaaggtatACTTAGCCGTGCATTGTCTGCAACGGTCAGCGAAGGCGTGGTGGAAAGACATCAAACGaaatcgatcgcctagtcttcctTCTATGgtttgggaagagtttcgggaaTTAATGCGTTTAActtatttccccgatagtgaaaagagaaagcttcagaaCAGGTTTCAGAAACTACGACAAGGAGACCGTTCTGTGAGGGAATACGAACGGGAATTTTCCCGTATCGTGAGCTCTGTTCCGAACGTGGTACAAGATGACAAGGATCGAGCTGATTGTTTTGTACGAGGACTTTGgcctgatattttcaaagtgGTGCATAATcttaagttgcagacttttgctgaagtcTTGGATCGGGCCCTGTGGATAGAGCAAGGTAATGCTTTTGTGCACGAAGAGCACGAGTCTCATGAATGTAAGCAAAGAGGAATGAGGCTACTATCTAATAGTTCAGATGAACAGTCAAGTTCTAGACGTCCCTCGACATCGTCCTCTACCCGATCATCTCCaagatgtgtgatttgtggtggttcccACTGGGCACGACGTTGCGTGCAGCGGGAAGGAAAGTgcactcgatgtggacaattgGAACACCCAGGTTATGAGTGCTTGCAAAGTGATAGTATACTGGCGACAGCATTTTCCTCTCCGGGACAACCTGCGGATGTGCCACCCGCGGCATGGTCTGGAGAGCGATTGAGGATAAGGCAACCGAGGGGTTCGCGACGGGCAGCAAGTGGCTGTGAATAG